The genomic segment AGAATGACGCAGCACACCTCCCCTCGCCAAGGTGAGGAGTTAGGGCAAAGAAGAGGCAGGGGCGGTGGTTAAGGAATGGATCGAAATAATTGGCAAATAAAGATCTTTAATGGTTGGGCAGAGATAGCCCATCTGATCTCATTTCAAGAAACCGACCTTGGCTGGGCAAGTCCCATTGGCACGGAGCTGAGCACCGGAAAAATTTGCGATAAAGGAGTTTGACCTGTTTGAGCGCAGCGAGTTTCAAACTCCCGCAAATTTTGAGGAGCACAGGGTGCCCGTAGGGCCGGAGTGGCAGGGCTCTTTCTTTTGGTTCGTTTTCTTTTGAGTAAAAGAAAATGAATGTACTACCAAAGCTCCGGCGACATTAAAACGGAAACACATTCAACCGTCCCGGAAACCCCTTGCAATGCGCCTACCCTTAACTCTTTTGCCTGCCATGCCTCCGGGTATGGCAATGAATACGATGGACTTACATCATGAACTGGATGAAAACCACTGCGGCTATAATAATCTGGATCACCCAAGACGAACACAACATCCGCGCCCTGGGCGGTAAGTGTTCGTAAACCATGCTCAATTAACTGACTGCCAACCCCCTGCCTTTGCCTTGCAGGTGATACAGCCAGAGGCGCCAGAATAAAGCATGATAGATTGTCGTTATTTGAAATACTGACTGGACTAAAAAGAATATGACCAATGACGAGATCATCGCTCACCGCAACCAATGAGAGTAGGGGGTGAGCTGCCTTGATCAAGTCTATGGCCAGTTTCGCCACAAGCTCGCGCTCATCGGCATCAAAGGCTGCCATATGAAGCGCATAAATCGCCTCAAGTTCACGACTCTTCGATTCTCTAATGATCATTATTTATCCTCAACAGTTAACAGGGTTGATGGAGAATTTTGCCTCTTCGCCGAATATTACTTCCAACTAAACTCACCCTTAAGAGTAATGCAGTCGGTAACCGAGGCAGAGGCATCCTCAATATAGATCTGCTGCCTGGCGGAGACCGGATAGCTTAAATACTCTGAGCACTCAGCACTTTGGCCGGTACCGACCACAACCTTACTCTCTGGTTTCAGAGTACAGCTGACCAATGTATCCAGAGGTGACCACTGGTAACATATTTCATAGCCGGATCGGTACTGAGCAATTTCACCTGTGGGCGCCTGAAAGGCCCACCACTTACCGAATTTGCTATTGGGGTTGGTGCTATTCCAAGCTCGGTAGATGATAATTTGACCATCCTTATTACTCTTATAAACCCGGCCCTGGCAGAGCTTGCCCTTATTAGGAGCACCCAAGGCCTCACCTAAAAGCTGTGCATCCTCAACAAGCTCAAACTTACCTGAAAAGCCCTCAGGTAGATCAACACTTCCCAAACATGATTGAGCAGCTGCAATGAGTTGGTCTTTTTTCTCAAGTGGCACGCTGGCGCAACCATAAAGGGTGATCCCTAATAGGCCAACTACTACACTGACTGATATCTTCTTCATAGGACTCCGATATGAATTTCAATTGAGGACAACAGCTGCCATAGGGTGGTCGCCACTGAAGACTGCCCCCCAAATGCGGCCTGCAGCAGAGTCTATTTCTACCTATGACCGCAACCAACAGACAAAATGGAAATACTGCCTCCCTTGCAGCCAAAGTAGAGACCAGGGCCTCTTCCTGACCTCCCCTCCACATTTAAAATGGGCGCCATAGGTGAGAGCATCTTCCCAGGCAAAAAGATCCTGCAAGGAGTTAACAGGACTAAAGCGACCATGTAAAGTCTTTTGATTAATATCAGTACATTGCAAAAAAGCAGAGTGGCGCAGCTCACCTCCCGGCCTCCCCCTTTAAAATAAGGGGGAGGAGAAAAGGGGGAGGAGGGAAGATGAGGAGTTAGGACAAAGGAGAGACAGAGGCAAGGATGGGGAGGCGCAGGAGGAGTAAAAAATCCATATTGCCTGAAAAAACGAGATCTTGTATTCTAGCTTTTATAGCCTCTTACCTTTGTCCCA from the Desulfotalea psychrophila LSv54 genome contains:
- a CDS encoding GNAT family N-acetyltransferase; amino-acid sequence: MIIRESKSRELEAIYALHMAAFDADERELVAKLAIDLIKAAHPLLSLVAVSDDLVIGHILFSPVSISNNDNLSCFILAPLAVSPARQRQGVGSQLIEHGLRTLTAQGADVVFVLGDPDYYSRSGFHPVHDVSPSYSLPYPEAWQAKELRVGALQGVSGTVECVSVLMSPELW